Proteins from one Pithys albifrons albifrons isolate INPA30051 chromosome 2, PitAlb_v1, whole genome shotgun sequence genomic window:
- the LOC139668518 gene encoding small basic protein 1-like — translation MRVLCLLFAVLLLFSLATPGHGQHKGSCDGYCSYMCGKTDEWTFSPSCGKMYCCIPPPKKGK, via the exons ATGAGGGTGCTCTGCCTGCTCTTTGCTGTgctcctgcttttctctttggCCACCCCAG GGCATGGGCAGCACAAGGGCTCCTGTGACGGGTACTGCTCCTACATGTGTGGCAAAACCGACGAGTGGACCTTCAGCCCATCCTGTGGGAAGATGTACTGCTGCATCCCCCCAcccaaaaagggaaaatga